The following nucleotide sequence is from Pseudomonas sp. RC10.
GCGATGGTTTCACAGGTCTGTTCGTCGCTGACCGCCAGCGAATCGAAGAGCTTGCGGGTTTCGGTCCAGCGGTCTTCTTCGACGCTGAAACCGCCACCCTGCTTGAAGCTGGCCATCAGGTCGGCAATCGCGGCACCGTTGCGACCGTGCATGTCGAACAGCAGACGTTCGAAGTTCGACGACACCATGATGTCCATCGACGGCGACAGCGTGGCGTGCAGCGTTTCCTTGACGTACTGATTGCCGCTCATGAAGCGGTGCAGGATGTCGTTGCGGTTGGTCGCCACGATCAGTTGGCTGATCGGCAGGCCCATGTTGCGCGCCAGATAACCGGCAAAAATGTCGCCGAAGTTACCCGTCGGCACCGAGAACGCGACCGAACGCGCAGGACCGCCCAGTTGCAGGGCCGCGTGGAAGTAATAGACGATCTGGGCCATGATCCGCGCCCAGTTGATCGAGTTCACGGCCACAAGACGCGTACCTTTCAGGAAGCTCTGGTCGGCGAAGCTGTTCTTGACCATTTCCTGGCAGTCATCGAAGTTGCCTTCGATGGCGATGTTATGGATGTTCTCGCCGAAGATCGTGGTCATCTGGCGGCGCTGAACGTCCGACACACGCTTGTTCGGGTGCAGGATGAAGATGTCGACGTTGTCGCAACGACGGCAGCCTTCGATGGCAGCAGAACCGGTGTCACCGGAAGTCGCGCCGATGATCACCACGCGCTCGCCGCGTTTTTCCAACACGTAATCCAGCAGGCGACCCAGCAGTTGCAGGGCGAAATCCTTGAACGCCAGGGTCGGGCCGTGGAACAGTTCCATCACCCATTCGTTGCTGTTCAATTGACGCAGAGGCGCAACGGCACTGTGGGCGAACACGCCATAGGTTTCTTCAAGGATCTTCTTGAAATCAGCGTCTGGAATGCTGCCGGTGACGAACGGGCGCATCACCCGGAACGCCAGCTCGTGATACGGCAGACCTGCCCAGGACGCGATTTCTTCCTGGGTGAAACGTGGCAGGTTTTCAGGAACGTACAGACCGCCATCGGTGGCAAGACCGGCGAGCAGCACGTCTTCAAAATTCAGGGCCGGCGCCTGGCCGCGAGTACTGATATAGCGCATAAACAAACCTTCGGTTTGAGCGGCGAGCTTCGAGCTGCAAGCTACAAGTGGAAGCCGTTCAGCGTCGACTTGCAGCTTGCGGTCTGAAGCTCACCGCGAAGTGATTCTGCTTTTTCTTGCAGCTTGTAGCTTATCGCTTGCCGCTGCTGTCAGTTGAGATGTTCGACGCGAATACGAACCACCGGGCCCGCCACGCCTTCCAGCGCTTCCAGTGCCTGAATGGCATCGTTGATGCGCTGCTCGACCACGCGATGGGTCAGCAGAATCATCGGCACCAGACCATCTTGCTCTTCGGCTTCTTTCTGCATGATCGATTCGATGTTGATGCCGCGCTCGGACAGGATGCTGGCAACCTGAGCCAGAACACCCGGATGGTCCTTCGCCTGAATGCGCAGGTAGTAGGCGCTCTCACACTTCTCGATCGGCAGGATCGGGTGAGCCGACAACGAATCTGGCTGGAAGGCCAAGTGCGGCACGCGGTTTTCAGGGTCGGTGGTCAGGGCACGCACCACATCCACCAAGTCAGCAACGACGGACGAAGCGGTCGGTTCCATGCCCGCGCCTGCGCCGTAGAACAGGGTCGAACCGGCTGCGTCGCCGTTGACCATCACCGCGTTCATCACGCCGTTGACGTTGGCGATCAGGCGGTCGGCCGGGATCAGGGTCGGGTGTACGCGCAGTTCGATACCGGCCGGGGTGCTACGAGCCACGCCCAAGTGCTTGATGCGGTAGCCCAAGGCTTCGGCGTAGTTCACGTCAGCGGTGGTCAGCTTGGTGATGCCTTCGGTATAAGCCTTGTCGAATTGCAGCGGGATACCGAATGCGATAGACGCCAGGATGGTCAGCTTGTGCGCGGCGTCGATGCCTTCGACGTCGAACGTCGGGTCGGCTTCGGCATAACCCAGCGCTTGGGCTTCGGCCAGCACGTCCGGGAAGGTACGGCCCTTCTCACGCATCTCGGTCAGGATGAAGTTGCCGGTGCCATTGATGATGCCCGCGACCCAGTTGATGCGGTTGGCGGCCAGGCCTTCACGAATGGCCTTGATCACCGGAATGCCGCCAGCGACTGCGGCTTCGAAGGCCACGATGACGCCCTTTTCGCGAGCCTTGGCGAAGATTTCGTTACCGTGAACAGCAATCAGCGCCTTGTTGGCAGTGACCACGTGCTTGCCGTTCTCGATGGCCTTGAGCACCAGCTCGCGGGCCACGGTGTAGCCGCCAATCAACTCGATGACGATGTCGATTTCAGGGTTGCTGGCCACGTCGAACACGTCGGTCGTGGTCGGGGTACCGGTAATCTGGCAATTGGGGTTTGGCGTACGCACGGCAATTTGCGCGACTTCGATTCCACGCCCGGCACGGCGGGCAATCTCCTCGGCGTTACGCTTTAGCACATTGAAGGTACCGCCACCGACAGTACCCAGCCCACAGATGCCTACTTTGACCGGTTTCACTATGAACTCCCCTAAAACGACCGGCGCTGAACCGACCGTGGAAACAGCCGCATGGCAGTGCGGCTCGCTGTTGAACTGATTTAATGGACTACTTGACGGCGCTCAGCGCCAGTTTCGCCACTTGTGGCGCAGGCTGATAACCCGGAATCACCTGACCGTCGGCCAGCACGATGGCCGGCGTGCCGTTCACACCGATCGCCTGACCTATCTCGAATTGGCGAGTCACAGGGTTATCGCATTTCGGCGCCTTGATGTTTTTGCCATCGACCATACGGTCCATGGCGTCGCGGCGATCCTTGGAGCACCAGACGGCTTGCAGTTGTTCGTCACCTGGAGAGCCCAGGCCCTGACGCGGGAACGCCACGTAACGCACTTCGATGCCGCGCTTGTTCAGCTCAGGCACTTCGCCGTGCAGTTTGTGGCAGTACGGGCAGGTGGTGTCGGTGAACACGGTGATGTGCGATTTGGTCTCGCCAATGGCCGGGTAAACCACCATCTCACCGGTCGGGATGTCATTGATGGTCTTGGAAATCGCCAGGCGCTCGACCTTCTCGGTCAGGTTGACCGGCTTGCCGCCCTGAATCTGGTAGAGGTTGCCCTGCATCACAAACTGACCGTCAGCGCTGGCGTAGAGTACACGACCGCCTTTGAGGTTGACCTCGTACAGACCGTTGAGCGGGCTGCTGGAGATGCTCTCAACCGGGATTTCCAGGTTCAGCGATTCCAGAGTCTTGCGGATGGCCTTGTCGGACGCGTCATCGGCGTGGGCGAACAGGCTGAACGTACTGGCGAGCGCTACGGCGGCTGCACCGATAAAACGAGTCACGCGCATGAAAACTCCTCGAGCGGTGGGCAGACGGGCGGGTTTGAAAACGGGAACCGCGGGCATGCCGGGCAGGTTTTCAGGCTCCAATCTGCGAAACCGGCAAAGCCTATCACATAAGGCCCGCAAGGCCGACGCCGACTGATGTAAGACTCGTCGTAAATTCCGACCGCAAAGTTACCCGCGAGGGTGGTGTTTTGCATGCAGCTCTTGTAGGCGAGCGCGAGCGATGTGGGTGTAGATCTGCGTGGTGGACAAATCGCTGTGCCCCAGCAGCATCTGCACAACGCGAAGATCAGCCCCATGGTTGAGCAAATGCGTGGCGAAGGCGTGGCGCAATGTGTGTGGCGACAGCGACTTGCCGATCCCCGCGACTTTGGCCTGCAGCTTGATACGGTGCCAGAACGTCTGGCGGGTCATTTGTTCGCCGCGTTGACTGGGAAACAGCACGTCGCTGGGGCGGCCATTGAGCAGTTCCTGTCGGCCGTCGCGCAGGTAGCGCTCGACCCAGACAATCGCCTCCTCCCCCATCGGCACCAGACGCTCTTTGCTGCCTTTGCCCATGATGCGCAACACCCCCTGACGCAAGTTGACCTGTTCGAGGGTCAGGCTCACCAGTTCCGTG
It contains:
- the dsbC gene encoding bifunctional protein-disulfide isomerase/oxidoreductase DsbC → MRVTRFIGAAAVALASTFSLFAHADDASDKAIRKTLESLNLEIPVESISSSPLNGLYEVNLKGGRVLYASADGQFVMQGNLYQIQGGKPVNLTEKVERLAISKTINDIPTGEMVVYPAIGETKSHITVFTDTTCPYCHKLHGEVPELNKRGIEVRYVAFPRQGLGSPGDEQLQAVWCSKDRRDAMDRMVDGKNIKAPKCDNPVTRQFEIGQAIGVNGTPAIVLADGQVIPGYQPAPQVAKLALSAVK
- the xerD gene encoding site-specific tyrosine recombinase XerD — its product is MPALDHPMIDRFLDALWLEKGLSDNTRDSYRSDLALFNGWLQERGIDLMSVGRGVIFDHLAWRVDNGYKARSSARFLSGVRGFYRYLLREKLIAVDPTLQVDMPQLGKPLPKSLSEADVESLLAAPDLSEAIGQRDRAMLEVLYACGLRVTELVSLTLEQVNLRQGVLRIMGKGSKERLVPMGEEAIVWVERYLRDGRQELLNGRPSDVLFPSQRGEQMTRQTFWHRIKLQAKVAGIGKSLSPHTLRHAFATHLLNHGADLRVVQMLLGHSDLSTTQIYTHIARARLQELHAKHHPRG
- the thrC gene encoding threonine synthase — translated: MRYISTRGQAPALNFEDVLLAGLATDGGLYVPENLPRFTQEEIASWAGLPYHELAFRVMRPFVTGSIPDADFKKILEETYGVFAHSAVAPLRQLNSNEWVMELFHGPTLAFKDFALQLLGRLLDYVLEKRGERVVIIGATSGDTGSAAIEGCRRCDNVDIFILHPNKRVSDVQRRQMTTIFGENIHNIAIEGNFDDCQEMVKNSFADQSFLKGTRLVAVNSINWARIMAQIVYYFHAALQLGGPARSVAFSVPTGNFGDIFAGYLARNMGLPISQLIVATNRNDILHRFMSGNQYVKETLHATLSPSMDIMVSSNFERLLFDMHGRNGAAIADLMASFKQGGGFSVEEDRWTETRKLFDSLAVSDEQTCETIAEVFASTGEVLDPHTAIGVKAARDCRRSLDTPMVILGTAHPVKFPEAVQKAGVGKALELPAHLSDLFERDERCTVLPNDLKAMQAFVSQHGNRGKPL
- a CDS encoding homoserine dehydrogenase, with the translated sequence MKPVKVGICGLGTVGGGTFNVLKRNAEEIARRAGRGIEVAQIAVRTPNPNCQITGTPTTTDVFDVASNPEIDIVIELIGGYTVARELVLKAIENGKHVVTANKALIAVHGNEIFAKAREKGVIVAFEAAVAGGIPVIKAIREGLAANRINWVAGIINGTGNFILTEMREKGRTFPDVLAEAQALGYAEADPTFDVEGIDAAHKLTILASIAFGIPLQFDKAYTEGITKLTTADVNYAEALGYRIKHLGVARSTPAGIELRVHPTLIPADRLIANVNGVMNAVMVNGDAAGSTLFYGAGAGMEPTASSVVADLVDVVRALTTDPENRVPHLAFQPDSLSAHPILPIEKCESAYYLRIQAKDHPGVLAQVASILSERGINIESIMQKEAEEQDGLVPMILLTHRVVEQRINDAIQALEALEGVAGPVVRIRVEHLN